One region of Armigeres subalbatus isolate Guangzhou_Male chromosome 3, GZ_Asu_2, whole genome shotgun sequence genomic DNA includes:
- the LOC134228037 gene encoding putative gustatory receptor 28a has product MNIFSAFTLYRALVKPESESDRIAIINFCWSSYYIAYLVFNITLAGMITEEAKQIGISIHKAIDLLHDEILCDKLMLFSNQVYQRTPVVNCKLFNFDGSLIFSTLGAITTNLVILIQFDILSGDIH; this is encoded by the exons ATGAACATTTTTAGCGCTTTCACGCTGTATCGAGCGTTGGTGAAACCAGAATCGGAGAGCGACAGAATCGCAATCATTAACTTTTGCTGGAGTTCCTATTACATTGCTTATTTGGTGTTCAACATCACCTTAGCCGGAATGATCACTGAAGAG GCCAAGCAAATTGGAATCTCGATACACAAAGCCATAGACTTGCTGCACGATGAAATTCTTTGTGATAAG TTGATGCTCTTTTCAAATCAAGTCTATCAAAGAACGCCAGTTGTCAACTGCAAGTTATTCAACTTCGATGGATCATTAATCTTCTCG ACGCTCGGAGCCATAACAACCAATTTGGTAATATTGATACAGTTTGACATACTATCTGGCGATATTCATTAA